The genomic region ATCGCTTCACCACGGTATTCGATGATGTGGCCCTGGCCGCCACCGGTACCAATCTTGGCAATAATGGCCAAAATCAAGTCCTTGGCGGAAACACCTTCTGCTAATTCACCCTTGACCTCAATAGCCATGGTCTTAAAAGGCTTCAGCGACAGCGTCTGCGTTGCCATCACGTGTTCCACCTCTGAGGTACCAATGCCCATCGCGATGGAACCGAAAGCACCGTGGGTGGAGGTATGCGAGTCACCACAGACAATGGTCATCCCCGGCTGAGTAATGCCCAGCTGCGGGCCGACGGTGTGGACAATGCCCTGCTGGGCATCACCCATCGGGTGCAGGCGCACACCAAATTCCTCACAGTTATCGCGCAGCGTGGATACCTGGGTACGGGAAGTCTTATCGAGGATTTCCAGCAGGTTACCGGTTTTAATTCCCAGGGTTGGTACGTTGTGATCTTCGGTTGCCAAATGCAGCTCGGGGTGACGCATCTTGCGACCTGCCAAACGCAGTCCGTCGAAAGCCTGCGGGCTGGTAACCTCGTGCAACAGCTGGAAATCGATATAAATCAGATCTGGCGCACCGCCTTCACCTTTGGTTACTACGTGGTCGCGCCACACCTTCTCTGCCAGCGTCAGTTTCTCGGACATTCCATCACTCCACTTGAAATCTCACTAATTGGGACGTATGTTTCAATATATGGGAGATTATAGCGCAGTTTCTGGCATTAAGGTACTCGATCGCGCAGTTGCGATTATGATGGCCGCCGCCAATAAACCATCAACGCTCAATGATTTGTGCGAAACCACCGGCCTGCCACGAGCCACCGCACACCGTCTGGCCACGGCTTTAGAAGCCCACCGACTGGTTGCACGCACCCCCGAAGGCAAGTGGACTATCGGCTCCGCCTTCCCCGGCAACCGCAATGACTTACTATCCAGCGCCAAGCCGATTATGGACCAATTGATGGAAGATACCGGCGAATCCATTCAATTATACCAGTGGACGGAGACTGCACGAACCTGTGTTGCCACCGCGGAGCCTGCCCAAGGACTACACAACGTGGTACCAGTGGGCAGCCAACTACCGCTGACCTCCGGTTCCGCCGCGCGCGTTATCGCCGCCTTCGCCGAAATCACTATTGAGGGCGCCACCTTTAGCCAAGCTGATGTCGATGCCGCCAAAGAAGCCGGCTATTCCGAATCCGTCGAAGAACGCGAAGCCGGCCTTGCTTCCGTCTCCGCCCCTATCCTCGATGCCAACGGCCAACTCGTCGCCGTGTTATCCATCTCCGGCTCTGTCGACCGCTACAAGCCCTCTCCCGCAGAAAAGTTTGGCGCACAGCTTCTCGATGCCGCCAGCCAGCTCAGCGCAGCGCTCTAAAACATTCGCTTCAACTTCATAAAAATAACCTCAGCCCAGTCCCCTTCAAGGGACCGCGTGCTGAGGTTATTTTATTGCCGGAGGCGCTTAGACAGGCATCACCATCGCCAAGATGATGACCACCGGTAGAGATACCAGCGAAGAAATCGCCGTCGATACCGTCATAGTCTTCAGTGCGCCCTTGGTGGTCAATCCCAACAAGGACTTAAACATCCAGAAGAAGTTACTGTTGACCTGCAATGCAAACATCGCACCGGAGGCAATCGCCAGACCCATGACAATCGGGTTGACAGCCACCACGCCCAACACCGGCGCGATAATACCGGCGGCGGCAATGGCAGCCACAGAAACCGAGCCAATCGCCAGGTGCAACAAGGCCGCGACAAACCACGCCAGGACGACGATAGCTACAGTTGGCATATTCTCATTGGCGGTAAAGAGGTTTTCCAAGACCGAATCCAGTCCCGAGGCACCGATGACCGCACCGAGTGAGCCACCCACACCGGTAATCAGCAAAATCTCACCCGTGGTACCAAAACCTGATTGCATGGTCTCACTTGTAGCCTCATTACCCGTGGTCATGCGGGTGAGGATATAAGCACCCAATAGGCCGATAAACAAGGCAATATTGGCGTCACCAAGGAAAGCAATAATAGAATTCGAGAATTCAAAAAGGTCTGCGAAAGCACCCAAAGCAATCAGTACCAACGGCACCAAGATGGGCAGGAACAACACCACCAGTGGAAGCTGGTCTGCCTTCGAGCCCTCATCGTCAGAACCGGGCCCGGAAGCTCCTGCGGATCCACCTGCAGAACCGGTAGAGCCGGTAGAACCAGTCCCCGCCGATCCACTACTAGCCTCGGCTGCGACGGCACGCGCTTCGGCAAATTCTTCTTGCGCCGCAGCATTTTCATCACTGTCCGGCTTCCAGTAATTGGTGCGCAGTACCAGGCGCATAATAAATGTCGTCACCAGCGCCGTTGCAGGGCCTAGAACCAGGCCAAAGAACAGCCACTTTCCTAAGGAAATTCCCATCAGCCCGGTGACCGATAGCGCCGCAAGGCCTGGAATGACGAAGACATAACCGGAGAAAATTCCCGTGCCCAAAGCAGAGGCCATTAAAGGCAATCCGTGTTTGCCGATGCTTGGCGCTGCCGACCGTGCCACGGGTGCGGCTAGCACTACCTGGACATCGACATAAATAGACGGCATCACCAGTGATAACAGCGCCGCCATCGAATACGGCAATCGTTCCGCGCCAACAGTATTGACTAGCAAGCGCACAAGTCTGGTAAATGCCCCTGTTGATTGCATCAGGGCTCCGATGAGCACGCCAAAGCCGATCAACAGACCGACTTCAATCATGATTTCACCAAAGCCGGTGGTGATGGCTTCGATGGTTCCGCCTAAGCCCACGCCTGTTGCAATGCCTAAGTACAGCGAACCTAGAACAAGGCTGATAACTGGGTCGACTTTGAAGCGAATAATGAGCAGTACGACCGCAACGATCGCGATAAGTGTATGCACGGCGACCACAGGTGGCCTCCCTTTCGATTCCTGGACTTATTTTCAGGGAGAGCACTCAGACATGGCACCTTTATTTCCCAATCAAGGGATTCTAATTTAAGTGTGAACTGCACGATAAATTTGCACCTGCGTGAGCGCCAGCGCCACAGGCCAGATTGCCGGCCTCATTCACTTCTTAATGCATTAAGACAAGGTTAATGCGACATTCACAGCTGAATAAATTCACAATGAATTTAATTACCCCGAAAAAGCCACACCATGTCCGCCAGTCGCACGCATCCCCACTAATCATCGGTACAAAAACACAGGGTCCAACCCTGCACCACAGAACCTTAGTCACGCAGGACCACAGCCCCGCAGAAGTTCTTAGGCATCCCCGATAGCATCAAAGCGGGCTAATAAATCGCGGTAGTCATCCAATACTGGCAGGTCTTCTACCTCGAGCTCACGCAAGCGGCGCTGCACTGTTTCATAGACTGCCCAGTACCACCAGCGCTGCGATTCTTTGCCGGAGTTAAACCGCTGCCACAGCGCATCGCCCACCTCGTCATAGTCGGTGAGGATGGAGCTTAAGTTATGGACCTTGTCGCAGGCAGCGATGATTAACGCTGCCGCTGGGGCATCGTCAAGCTGTGCTACATAAGCATCTGCACGCTCTCGCCAGGAAGATAGCCCATCATCTTTGGTCACGTACTTCACCAACTGGACAACTTCGGGTCCAAACTCTTCTTCCATGGCGACTGCGGAATAGCGCCCGGAGGCATCTTCTAAGATGTCGTGAAATAGCGCGGCGATCTGGGTGTCTTCATCCACCCCGGGTTGTTGGCTCACCAGGTGCATGACTGCATATACGTGGGAGATATACGGAATATCGGTGCCTTTACGCAACTGTCCATCATGTGCCCAGGCAGCTTTATTAATGGCACGAAGAAGTCTATTGCTCATAACAATTTAGTCTACCGCCTCCAAATTTCATGTGAAGACCATTACACTCGAGGGCCAACGAAGGTCGTTGGTGACAAAACGGGCATCGTGTACTTGCATGCTTGCTGGCAAACAACAGCAGACACCGTAAGCATCAAGCGGGCGGAAAGTAGCGATGGCACAACATAGGGGACGTTTCAAGCGCACTGCACTCAACCCGACGAAGCCTTCGTGACGCCCCGCAAACTACACACCAGCAAAGTTATCCATCGCGCTCATCTGTGTGAGCAAGAGGAAGGACTTCATCATGAAACGCACGTGTGCACTGGCTGCTACTTCCGCAGCATTTGTCCTAGTCGCCTGCGGTGCCCCGACCGAGGACGAGGCCGCAGCCACTTCCGAGAACCCGCAAGAGACCACCACGATCACCCAAGCTGCCAGCTCCGAGGCCTCAGCTAAGCCCTCGACCAGCGCCACCGCAACCAATACCTCAGCAACGTCCGCAGCAGAATCAGAAACCGCGGCAGCATCACAGGCCACCACTACAGCGGCTGCATCCGAGGGTGCTTCGGCTTCCGCGGAGCCAGGGAGCTCTGAGGCTCCAAGCCAAGCCCCGGATGATTTCGAGGCAGCTATGGCTGAGCAAATGCGCATCAATGGCAATATCGGCGATCCCTTCGTCATTGATGGCCAAGAAACCACACTGTGCGTCCACGGCGATGGCTTTGGGCTCAACGTCGTTACTGCCGGCGGAAATACCACCTGTGAGTTCGCGCGCGATGTCATGAATTCGGCTACCGCTGGCCTCAATCCCACCGGTGACAACGTCCGCGATCGGATGCCTACGACTGTACGTGCCGCAAGTCCTGTCACCAGTCAGACCTATGACATGAACTGTTCGGTAGATGAGCGCAATTTGATCACGTGTACCGGCGGGGATAATGCCACCGTGTACATGTACTAGCGTCACACAGTCGTTGTAGAAATGCCGCCGCGCCGTGACCGCAATGCAGCCTAGTTGGCAGGGATGTCACCTAATGTTATTGGGTATGAACACAAAAATGCGAAAGTCTTCCCGGATTCTTCTCGCAGGCGCCGTCGCTGCGGGGCTGAGTGTTCCTGCGCTGAGCGCAGCAAGCGCTGCCGAGGACGCAACTCATGATCCCGCGGCAACCAAGGCGCTGTATTCCCAGCTATATGACCAGCTGCAGGACGGCACGGTCAACCGCGGTGATGCGCTACAGCTGGGCGACCGCGAGGCCACCTTGTGCATGATGGGCAATGGCTACGGAGTGCATGGTTTGGCAGTAGGCCCCAACACCAGTTGCGAGTTCGGCAGTGAGGTGTTTGCACAGCTTATCGATGCCCACTCGCCCTCCGACAACATCCGCGACCTCACCCCAGCAACCGTCAACGCCCACAGCCCCGTCACCGAACAGGACTATGACATGGAGTGCGTTACCGGACAGGATGACCTCATCACCTGCTCCGGCGGCGTGGGCGCCGAGGTCTACCTCTTCTAGCTGGCTTCGGCGCTAAGCCGTCGCGAACGGGTAGGCATTAAACCGTGCCTGCACCCGCTTTTCGCGCGTGGCGCTAAAAGGCTTGAATTCTTCGATGACAAGTTTTCGCTTCGCCGCCGGTCCTTGACGCTTCCAAAAGCCAATGACTTCCCCACCGGCGATCACTGCCTGGCGAAAGACGCCATTATTGCCGGGAACCAAATCCGCATGGTGTGCCTCGGGCACGATGTACATGCGGTCTTGATAGCCCAAGATGATTTCATCAAATGCCGCAAGCAACCGCGGCTTATTCGCCGCCTTGTCATACTCAGCGATGACCGGCAGCGCATCCTCGCGCACCCAGAGCTCTTCCCCCGGTACTGCAGCAGCGCTGCCCGGCGCGCCAGAGACCTCGTTCCAGGACACATATTCCTCGGCGATTTCGGCAAATGCTTGCCGCAATTTGCCCAGCGGAAGTTTGGACCACCAGGCAGCATCGCGAAGCGTTGCGGGTCCATGGCTATCCAGGTAGCGCCGCAGTAGCTCTACTGTGGCCGCATGTTTATCGCCGTTGAATTTGCCCTCGAGATCACTTCCGTGTGGTAACCACTGTTTGGCAATCATGACGCGGTTTTCCATCCGTGCGGATTCACCGACGATGGGACCATAGGCCACGGTGCCATTATGTAGCAGCGCTTTGAGCAGATGATAGCCGCACCCTGGCCCCATGGGGATGCCGTCTTGTTCAAAACAGGCAAACAACTCGGTGCGGGTAGTGCCATCATCGACGGCAATATCGTGCAGTACCTGCGCTGCCTGATCGATATGAGCATCGTCCAGCCCTAACCGCGGACGATTGGTCTGCGCGGAACGCGCCGGCCCGCCGGAGCACAACTCAGTAATCCACGCCAAGTCTTCTGCCGCGGTGACAAAAACCGTGCCACGCATCGGGTAACCGCGTACCAGCAAACCTTGCTCAAAAGCTTGGCGCACGGCATCGACAGCTGTGGCAGTACCCAGGCGATACGCCAGCGCGGCGATAGCCCCTGGGAAGTCTTGCCCCTGGCTCGCGCCGAAGTACGCCGCAATCTCCTGGGCATGGGCAGGACTACCGGTATCCGCGGCGATCTGTAACGGCGCTGCGACACCTTGGTTGATCAGTCGTGCTCGTGCCAGGGGTTTATTAACCATGACGGCTATTTTAGAGCAACCAGCATCTCCTAGTCGCGGACTGGCGGGCGACCAATCTGCAAGCCGCGCTTGCGAGTGTGCACGCTAAAATATCGCAGTCCTTGATCGCCTGCGACAAAGCGGCGCACCGAAAGCTTGGGCAACCACACCATTGAGCCTTGCTGCAAGGCAATGGTCTCCCCTTCAGTTTCCAACTCGCCTGCCCCCTCGAGAACCACGATGACCACATCAAGTTCTGGACCTTCGTGCCGGCCGATTTCCTCGCCCGGAGCAATAGCAATGATATTGCAGTCCAATCCGCGGGTATGTGGCTCTAATTTCCAAATCGAACCGGAAGCATCGCTCGGTGCAGCGAGTACCTCGGCGACATCGCCGACTAGTTGTGGAAGCTGCTTGTCAGTGGGGTTAGTCATATCCTCCAGCATAATCAGTGTGCCGCAGTCTGTGCCTGCAACGCCGGGCAGCCAATATTCACACGCGTGATTAGAGTGGATCGGTGGTGCACAAAGGTGCACCCACTATTTCTTATAAAGGAAATATTCACCAATGCTTGATTTTGTTAAACGCTCCGGGACCATGATTATCATCTCGGGCGTCATCTCTATTATTTTTGGCCTCCTGGCCACATTTTCGCCCATCTCGACCATCTTCGCGCTCGTTGTGCTGTGGGGTATCTACGCCATAGCCGATGGCGTCATGGCACTTGTCACCGCCTTCCAACCATCCGGGCAACGCGCCAAAGGTTGGCTTATCGCACTGGGCATAATCGGCATCCTCGCCGGACTATTCGTCATCTTCCAGCCTTTCGCCAGCACCGTCGCCTTCGTCTGGATCCTGGCTATCTGGTTGGTTCTACGCGGTATTGTTTCACTGATCTCCGCCTTTGGCCCTGTTACCAAGGGCTCACGCTGGTTAATCGGTATTACCGGCGCACTCTTTGTCATCGCCGGCATCGTCTTCCTCTTTAACCCCGGCTCCGCGGCTCTTGGCTTTACCGTATTCCTCGGTATTTTCGCCTTGGCCTGGGGTATTTTCCAAGTCGTCTTCGGCATCCGCGTACACAAGGAAGCCAAGCAGGGATAATCATCACCGCATGCTAAAGGCCAGTCGAATGATATCGACTGGCCATTTTCTTTTGGCGCGGACAGCACGCTGACGCCATAGTTCAGGGACCACGAGCTAGCCAGTACCCAGCACGGCGGAGCTACTACTGCGACAGTTCTTCTTCTACCTGACGGCGAAGCTCCTCTGCCTGAGAGACTGACGCCAGCCGTTGTTCGGTCGCAGGAGCCTTTTCCACCAACAAGCGCATGGATTGGATTTGTCGCTGCCTATGATCTCCCCAGCCAGGATTGTCCTGCAGGATTTTCTCTAGGCCTGTACCGATGCCCTTTTTCAACACCGCATCCGCCAATCGAAATTCCAACGCACGCAAATCCTGTGCGCAGTCAGCAGCCAGCAGCTCTACTTCTTCCGCTGTGCGCTTGGCTTCTCGCGACAAGGCGACGCCCTTCCACCCTGTATACATCATGACTACCGCACCCAGGACGGAAAATATTCCGACTAGAGCGCCCACAATCCACAAACCAATGGCCAGTGCCCATACTGCGAGAGCGATGATTAAAAGAACACCAAATACAAGTGCGCATCCTCGTGCCATGATTTAGCCCTCCCCCATCGATGAGAGCCAGTCACCGGCAATGCCCATGATAAATAGCCCCAGCACGACTCCCAGTATCGCGAGAACTACTGCACCCACGGTCATGGCAAGAGCTATCCCCACACTATTTCCCTGAGTATGGCGAAAACCAACCACGGCATCAGTCAGCTGCTGTTGATACTCCTTTAGATCTTCTGCATTAGAGATCGCATGGCGCTGCGCCCGTAACCACTGAGCATCCACCAACCGAAACGACGGCTGCTGTTCTTTCACGTCCACACTTTTTGCGGTATCCGCAGCGCGTTCCGGCGTGCCCTCGCCAGCTGCGGAAGAATTATCACTACTTGTCATGTCTTCAAACATTAGCCCAGGTGACAGAAGTCGGCGGACTTTCATTCGAACACCTTGAATCAATAGCTAGTGAGCCCCAGCAGTATTGCTGTACACTCGACTGCTCGAAGGGGAGTAGTTCACACCCATACTTTTATGGCGATGAGTGGTCGACATACTGGCGTTAAGCCCGGCCACCAGCTCACGTATATGAGCGAACGAGACCTTCTGCCCGTATTCCTCGTGTCGGGTAGAACTCCCCGGCACCCGTTTTGCACAAGGTCTCATCATGATTACCCATGCAAAAGAGCAGAAGATCATCGAACGCTTCTTGCTCTTATCCATCGCTGCCGCCATTGCCACCATCGCGTTAAAAGGTGCCGCGGCCTATCTCACCGGTTCCGTCGGCTTTTTATCCGACGCCCTGGAATCCGTCGTCAACCTTGTTGCCGCCATCGTCGCGCTCATTGCCACTCGCATTGCTGCCAAGCCTGCCGATGCCAACCACAACTTCGGCCACGGCAAATCCGAATACGTCTCTGCGCTTGTCGAAGGCGCCATGATTTTCGTCGCCGCCGGCATGATCATCTACACCGCGGTCGAACGCCTTTTCAATCCCGCTCCCCTGGACGAAGTCGGCATTGGCCTCGGCCTATCCCTCCTGGCCACGCTACTCAACCTCGGCGTCGGGCTTGCTCTTGTTAAAGCCGGCAAAAAGTACCGTTCCGCAGCACTCAACGCCGATGGGCACCATTTGCTTACCGATGTCTACACCACCATCGGAGTCATCCTCGGCATTGCCGCCGTCGCGCTCACCGGTTGGGTATGGCTGGACCCGGTCATTGCACTTCTCGTTGGCATCAACATTTTGTGGACTGGCTACTCCCTGCTCAAATCCTCATTAAGCAACCTGATCAGCGAAGCCCTACCCTCCGAAGACGTCGATATCCTCACGCAAGTATTCGCCGAGTTTGAATCCCAGCACAACGTCACCATTGATGAGCCTAAAACCGTCGCGTCTGGTCGCAACCGCCTCATTTACTGCATCATGACCGTCCCCGGCGACTGGTCCGTCGACTACGCACACCAGCTTGCCGATGACCTCGAAGCCGCCATCCTTAAAGCGCTACCCAATTCGCAGTCGATGATTCATACCGAGCCCCGCAGACTGAGCAACGATTTACAGCATCGAATCCCCAATTAGCTTCTGCAGGCCAACGTGCCAATAGAGCTTCCCCCGCGATCAAAGACATACATTGTCTTCCCGCGCACCTCTGCGGATGCCGCCTGGCTGAGCCAGGTATCCACACCTTCGCAGTACATCATCGTCGACGCCATCTGAGTAAAACGCACCACGCCACCGTCCAACCGCCACCGCCCAGCCAACCGATTGCAGCCGTCAGTGCCGGCGACAGTTCCGCTGAACGCATCATCAGCGGCGAGCACAAGGTTCGGTTGGCCGGGTTTTTCGCTTCCCCAGAAACCTTCAAAAGCGTCCAGGCTATTCATGCAGTCAACCTTATGCAACAGGAACGCTCCCCCGCAGATGCGAAGGAGCGAAAAGTTTGACGGTAGTTAAGCACTGACCGCGTTCTCAGAGGTCTGCGTTACTTCGGCATGGATACCCAACTTGGCACCGATGTTTATCAGCGCATCGAGACTGAACTGGCGGATCTTCGCGTTCAGCAGCTCAGCCACACGAGACCGAGTAAGCCCTAGGTGGGACGCAGCGCTTGATTGATCCCAACCCCGACTTTCGATGTCCTTGCAGATTGCACGGATGCACTTCGCTCGCACCTTATTCAACGTCAAACCTTGGGGTCTGAGCTGCATAAAACCATGCTACGTAGGTTCACCTTCCGAGGCACCACTAGATCCGGTTTCCATTGCTCTTTTGTCTAGTTTTATCTCGGCTCTGGCAGTAGAGCGCAGAGTCCTAAAAATCGATTTCAGTGCATGAATCTCATCTAAGGTTACGAAGTCTAGGCGCTTTTTAGATTCAGGCACCGTTACCTCAAGTTCTGCGAAATAGAAATACCCAAGGTCGTCTTCTTCCACGCTGGCAGGTGTCACTTTCGCTGCTACTTCGTGTTTGCTTCGTGCCAAACTGCACTTTTCGCGTTGCAGCTCAAACCGCACAACCGACGTGGACTCGCTATCACGGCGGCTTCTAATCCTTCTCCCCCAGATGGACAGATACGCAATAACGTAAGAGAACAAAACTGCTACAAGAATGTAGATTTTCCACGCTATTGCCATGTCAGAAATTAGAAAAGTTATGACCATTACGCCTTGAAAGAACAGTGCAAGGACTAGTTGTACAAGGCCTACTCCCCGCATTCCCAAGTCACCTGCGATAGTGGCCATCGCGTTGATAGCGATCGCTCCAATCAGCGAGGAATAAAGCGAGAGTACGACAATGACGCCACTAGCTTTGCTGGCTACAAGCAAGGGGATCCACGCTGCAAGGTTTATCAGCGCATAAAGACCTAACAAACCCGCATGTACCAATCTCAATTTATTGCGGATGTGATTCGTTTTCAGCGCGCCTTTTGATACCTCACCGCTTGGATTGCGCCATTGGAACTCGTTGTTTTCCATAAATTGCATGACGCGCTGGAGCAAAATTCCACTTCTGACTCTGGAGAGACGTTTTATCTCCCGAGAGTTTTCGAGCCTTCTCCGCTTCAGTCCATCTTGGACAAGCGCTTCCCCACCTTCGGTAAGTTGTAGCGTGCTAAAGACACTGCCCAAAACAACCGCTAGGGCAACGACAGAGAGCAAGTAAACAAATGTTTCGACTGACAAAGACGCCATAACCGCCCGCCACAGGAACGGATAAGAATGGTAGATATCGATTGCTTCTTGGACACTTGTCTCCGGGTTTCTGCCTAATTCGCCGGCAATACTATCGACGGCCCTGGCCCCTTTGAATTCCGAAAAGAGTGAGACGGAGATCTGCGATAGCAGACCGAAAACCAAGATGCTTGAACCAATTCCCTGCAGCCACGAAAGCAATATTGCCTTTCGATGATCATCGATGTTGATATTTTGGGCGTTGGTAATCAGGTAATAGTAAGCAGTAATAATTAGCGGGAGAATGGTCAGCAGCAGCCCTAAGTCGATGGGGTTGCTCTCAGGAGCCCGCAAAAAGCTTGGGGACTCGCCAAGGAATTCGAGCGACAAGTTAGCAAGAATTTCCATGCTCATCACGGCATAAACTCCCATGATGAGAGCACCTAGCGCCATCAAAGCCACAACGGGAATTACCCAGGTTGTGGAAATATTTCTCCGCGCGAAGCTGAAAAATCCGATAGGAATCTCAACTTTGTGCACTCGCGGATCTTCGGCCTTCTCCCCCAAGTCTTTCCCCTCATCTACTCGACAAAACGAATCTCAGTTTCGTTATGAGCATCACGATAGCTCACATATAACCTTGATGAGACCGAATCTTAAGTAACGATTGGCGGTACGGGCTGGAGACAGCTGGTATTGGGCCTGGAGGCTTGCAAAAAATAAAAATAGCCAGCCGATGAAAATCACCAACTGACTATCTCTTGTACCCCGTACGGGATTTGAACCCGTGTTACCGCCGTGAGAGGGCGGCGTCCTAGGCCGCTAGACGAACGGGGCCTGTGCCTTTCGGACTTGATAAGAGTAAACTACCGGTAGTCAGCTTCACAAATTGGCTGGCTACCGGTAGTTTTTAAAGACCTATACAATTGGAAATCCCGAATCATTTGTCTCAACTTGCGGTGTACTACTCTGCGGTCGAGGTGCGGATCGAATCAGTGGTTATTCCGCTTCTTATCTGTGGATAATTATGGACCGGTTAGAACTGTGCTTGTTGAGGATGATTCGGGAGGACGCTATTCGCGTTGTGCATCCTTAGTAGCTCCTCTACTTCGACAATTGTTGGTGGCTAGAAGTTCTGGATTATGGCTATGCCGCTTCTAATTTTTAAGGATGCTCACCGTTACTGCGTCGAGAGTTATGATGTGAATTTTCTTGCATCTAATCTCCTTTGCTGTCGGTAACTTGTTCTACTTGCAGCATAACCCGCACCAATTTTCGGTGGAAGAGCTTTGTTTAAAATCCAGGTGGTCTTAACCCCGGTTATAAAAGTGACTCCCGTCTCACCATGGTCGATGCTTCACCGGTAAGGGGTAGCCCAAGACCAGTGAGAATATTTCCCCCGAAATTACGCCAAGCTGCACAAACGCTAGAGACTGTACAGTACAAACACAGCAGCTGCCAACCGTAAGTTACTTTCGTGGGCGCACCGTCAAGACTTGAGAGCACGTGCCAATGGGTCCGGTCTCGTCGTGCAAGATCGAATGAGTAAGGCCAACACCAGAGCCACCGAAACTTACACTGGTATCGGTGCCAACCCATTTTCCTTCGGGCATGCGGAAAAGGTGTGCGGTGAGATCAAGGTTGGGAAAGACGACTTCCTGAGGATTTTCACGCACTGCTACCCCATTGGCCATATCCAAAATACTCATATAGGAAGCAAGGTTGGAAACAGTCTCTCCGTCAAGCAGCAGAACGTCGGTCTGCCACCACGCAATGCCACGGCCGGGTTCTTTCATTTCCTGATAGCCGGCAATGGAGTTAACAAAGCCGCCACCCCAACCAATTCCTAAACCAGGTCGGAGTTCTCCCGTTGGCTCTGGCATATCTTCAAACGCGGTGCCTTCAATGGCTGCTGTGTCTTCTTGAATCAAAAACCAGGTACGCATCCGCGCTGCTGGACGACCGTTTTGAACACAAATCGCCTCCACGAGTTCAATAGTGCGCCCGGGTCGGACAACCTCGATGT from Corynebacterium ammoniagenes DSM 20306 harbors:
- a CDS encoding IclR family transcriptional regulator, translating into MGDYSAVSGIKVLDRAVAIMMAAANKPSTLNDLCETTGLPRATAHRLATALEAHRLVARTPEGKWTIGSAFPGNRNDLLSSAKPIMDQLMEDTGESIQLYQWTETARTCVATAEPAQGLHNVVPVGSQLPLTSGSAARVIAAFAEITIEGATFSQADVDAAKEAGYSESVEEREAGLASVSAPILDANGQLVAVLSISGSVDRYKPSPAEKFGAQLLDAASQLSAAL
- a CDS encoding GntP family permease → MVAVHTLIAIVAVVLLIIRFKVDPVISLVLGSLYLGIATGVGLGGTIEAITTGFGEIMIEVGLLIGFGVLIGALMQSTGAFTRLVRLLVNTVGAERLPYSMAALLSLVMPSIYVDVQVVLAAPVARSAAPSIGKHGLPLMASALGTGIFSGYVFVIPGLAALSVTGLMGISLGKWLFFGLVLGPATALVTTFIMRLVLRTNYWKPDSDENAAAQEEFAEARAVAAEASSGSAGTGSTGSTGSAGGSAGASGPGSDDEGSKADQLPLVVLFLPILVPLVLIALGAFADLFEFSNSIIAFLGDANIALFIGLLGAYILTRMTTGNEATSETMQSGFGTTGEILLITGVGGSLGAVIGASGLDSVLENLFTANENMPTVAIVVLAWFVAALLHLAIGSVSVAAIAAAGIIAPVLGVVAVNPIVMGLAIASGAMFALQVNSNFFWMFKSLLGLTTKGALKTMTVSTAISSLVSLPVVIILAMVMPV
- a CDS encoding HD domain-containing protein, with the protein product MSNRLLRAINKAAWAHDGQLRKGTDIPYISHVYAVMHLVSQQPGVDEDTQIAALFHDILEDASGRYSAVAMEEEFGPEVVQLVKYVTKDDGLSSWRERADAYVAQLDDAPAAALIIAACDKVHNLSSILTDYDEVGDALWQRFNSGKESQRWWYWAVYETVQRRLRELEVEDLPVLDDYRDLLARFDAIGDA
- a CDS encoding winged helix DNA-binding domain-containing protein → MVNKPLARARLINQGVAAPLQIAADTGSPAHAQEIAAYFGASQGQDFPGAIAALAYRLGTATAVDAVRQAFEQGLLVRGYPMRGTVFVTAAEDLAWITELCSGGPARSAQTNRPRLGLDDAHIDQAAQVLHDIAVDDGTTRTELFACFEQDGIPMGPGCGYHLLKALLHNGTVAYGPIVGESARMENRVMIAKQWLPHGSDLEGKFNGDKHAATVELLRRYLDSHGPATLRDAAWWSKLPLGKLRQAFAEIAEEYVSWNEVSGAPGSAAAVPGEELWVREDALPVIAEYDKAANKPRLLAAFDEIILGYQDRMYIVPEAHHADLVPGNNGVFRQAVIAGGEVIGFWKRQGPAAKRKLVIEEFKPFSATREKRVQARFNAYPFATA
- a CDS encoding cupin domain-containing protein, yielding MTNPTDKQLPQLVGDVAEVLAAPSDASGSIWKLEPHTRGLDCNIIAIAPGEEIGRHEGPELDVVIVVLEGAGELETEGETIALQQGSMVWLPKLSVRRFVAGDQGLRYFSVHTRKRGLQIGRPPVRD
- a CDS encoding HdeD family acid-resistance protein — protein: MLDFVKRSGTMIIISGVISIIFGLLATFSPISTIFALVVLWGIYAIADGVMALVTAFQPSGQRAKGWLIALGIIGILAGLFVIFQPFASTVAFVWILAIWLVLRGIVSLISAFGPVTKGSRWLIGITGALFVIAGIVFLFNPGSAALGFTVFLGIFALAWGIFQVVFGIRVHKEAKQG
- a CDS encoding cation diffusion facilitator family transporter — encoded protein: MITHAKEQKIIERFLLLSIAAAIATIALKGAAAYLTGSVGFLSDALESVVNLVAAIVALIATRIAAKPADANHNFGHGKSEYVSALVEGAMIFVAAGMIIYTAVERLFNPAPLDEVGIGLGLSLLATLLNLGVGLALVKAGKKYRSAALNADGHHLLTDVYTTIGVILGIAAVALTGWVWLDPVIALLVGINILWTGYSLLKSSLSNLISEALPSEDVDILTQVFAEFESQHNVTIDEPKTVASGRNRLIYCIMTVPGDWSVDYAHQLADDLEAAILKALPNSQSMIHTEPRRLSNDLQHRIPN
- a CDS encoding META domain-containing protein yields the protein MNSLDAFEGFWGSEKPGQPNLVLAADDAFSGTVAGTDGCNRLAGRWRLDGGVVRFTQMASTMMYCEGVDTWLSQAASAEVRGKTMYVFDRGGSSIGTLACRS
- a CDS encoding helix-turn-helix domain-containing protein; translated protein: MQLRPQGLTLNKVRAKCIRAICKDIESRGWDQSSAASHLGLTRSRVAELLNAKIRQFSLDALINIGAKLGIHAEVTQTSENAVSA